The Terriglobus tenax genome contains a region encoding:
- a CDS encoding DUF6982 domain-containing protein — MPYMSAGRKKVLVRRFSRDTLAGYLPSSGFVQQAALELLDLSGRVTPVPMAEVKMVLYVRDFNLNDRDPERNLRKTFLAKPRTEGLFLRLKLRDEDILEGLAPLDLSLLDTAVEDQGIQFTPPDVRSNVQRIFVPRSAIESMDLLAVVTTPSKKKPVVPAPEKSLQEQLFASEPPPNSRPN; from the coding sequence ATGCCATACATGTCTGCCGGGCGAAAAAAAGTGCTGGTCCGCCGCTTTAGCCGTGACACCCTCGCTGGCTATCTGCCCTCTTCCGGCTTTGTTCAGCAGGCTGCTCTGGAACTCCTCGACCTCTCCGGGCGGGTGACGCCGGTCCCAATGGCAGAGGTCAAGATGGTTCTCTACGTCCGCGATTTCAACTTGAATGACCGTGATCCGGAGCGAAATCTCCGTAAGACGTTTCTTGCCAAACCCCGCACCGAGGGCCTGTTTCTCCGGCTAAAACTGCGCGACGAAGACATTCTGGAGGGGTTGGCGCCACTCGACCTCAGCCTGCTCGATACCGCGGTGGAGGATCAGGGCATCCAGTTCACTCCCCCGGATGTCCGTTCGAATGTGCAGCGGATCTTCGTTCCGCGCAGCGCGATTGAAAGCATGGATCTTCTGGCGGTCGTGACCACCCCCTCCAAGAAAAAGCCTGTCGTCCCGGCACCGGAAAAATCTCTGCAGGAACAGCTCTTCGCCTCGGAGCCGCCACCCAACTCTCGCCCCAACTGA
- a CDS encoding tRNA nucleotidyltransferase/poly(A) polymerase family protein, whose product MTLFLVGGAVRDLTAGTSVRDLDVAVQGNALKLKKDIQKAGGVFSGEYEPTQSLFFDFPGSVRVEIGSTLSVTYPKPAKPVYKPANILEDLRRRDFTANAMALSLNDGSWGLLMDPLNGVADIENRELRLVSNYGFIEDPSRLIRASRLSSRLGWLLEERTRTRYETAKEEGYISTLPAWYRGYELEEIAYEEDALRVLRHLENDGWMTALMPAWSSKVVNAAGLEELRDKVGTLQLQGIFPDASAVGFPLLTAKLAAKDLTALKQSFPRQAFVEAIDSMESQGKALAAEFTSKTYAAPSAAWKLLHAAKPETVLQMVFGVKSSAVQNKFKAFTAEWPQARLKIPYALMQEMRITPELPGYDELVEKLFFELMDGKLTTTEEMKAYLEPYSPPAPPPPVNLRRPRAAKKESKRGKKAKVVEEEPLDEIAAVSDPDDEAEDEILSVDIDADDADEIEPEPVKEKKPAPVKKAEPKKLAEKPVPAPVVKKAAPAAALAKKAVPAAPAKKSPAPAKVEAKKAAPAPVKKSAPAPAKKAVPAKKVVVPAKKAVPAKKTVAVKKSAIPAKKVVPAKKPVVVKKAAKPAAKPVKKAVAKKAAPAKKKR is encoded by the coding sequence ATGACGCTGTTTCTGGTAGGGGGCGCAGTACGCGACCTTACCGCCGGAACATCTGTCCGCGACCTTGATGTTGCAGTTCAAGGAAATGCCCTTAAGTTGAAGAAAGATATACAGAAAGCCGGTGGCGTGTTCTCTGGCGAGTATGAGCCGACACAGTCGCTTTTCTTCGACTTTCCGGGGTCTGTCCGGGTGGAGATTGGCAGCACGCTGAGCGTGACCTATCCGAAGCCGGCCAAGCCGGTTTATAAGCCCGCGAACATTCTGGAAGATCTGCGTCGCCGTGACTTCACGGCCAACGCCATGGCATTGAGCCTGAACGACGGATCGTGGGGGTTGTTGATGGATCCGCTGAACGGTGTGGCGGATATCGAGAATCGCGAACTTCGGCTGGTGTCGAATTACGGATTTATCGAGGATCCCTCGCGGCTGATCCGTGCCTCGCGGCTTTCTTCCCGCCTGGGCTGGCTGCTGGAGGAACGCACGCGCACTCGCTATGAGACGGCCAAGGAAGAGGGCTACATCTCGACCCTGCCCGCATGGTATCGCGGCTATGAACTGGAAGAGATTGCCTATGAAGAGGACGCTCTGCGTGTTCTTCGCCACCTGGAAAACGATGGCTGGATGACGGCGCTGATGCCGGCCTGGAGCTCGAAGGTGGTGAACGCCGCCGGTCTGGAAGAGCTGCGCGACAAGGTTGGCACTCTGCAGTTGCAGGGAATCTTCCCGGATGCTTCGGCTGTTGGCTTCCCGCTGTTGACGGCCAAGCTGGCGGCCAAGGATCTGACGGCGTTGAAGCAAAGCTTCCCGCGGCAGGCGTTTGTCGAGGCGATTGACAGCATGGAGTCGCAGGGCAAGGCTCTTGCGGCCGAGTTCACCAGCAAGACGTATGCGGCACCTTCGGCGGCGTGGAAGCTGCTGCATGCCGCCAAGCCGGAGACGGTGCTGCAGATGGTCTTCGGTGTGAAGTCCAGTGCGGTGCAGAACAAGTTCAAGGCCTTTACGGCGGAGTGGCCGCAGGCCCGGTTGAAGATTCCGTATGCGTTGATGCAGGAGATGCGCATTACGCCGGAGCTTCCGGGCTACGACGAACTGGTAGAGAAGCTGTTCTTCGAACTGATGGATGGCAAGCTGACGACGACCGAAGAGATGAAGGCTTATCTTGAGCCCTACTCCCCGCCCGCGCCGCCGCCGCCGGTGAACCTGCGCCGCCCGCGCGCTGCCAAGAAGGAATCGAAGCGTGGGAAGAAGGCCAAGGTGGTGGAAGAGGAGCCGTTGGATGAGATTGCAGCGGTAAGCGACCCTGACGATGAGGCAGAGGACGAGATTCTCTCCGTCGATATCGACGCGGATGACGCGGACGAGATTGAGCCCGAGCCAGTGAAGGAAAAGAAGCCTGCACCGGTAAAGAAAGCTGAGCCCAAGAAGCTGGCGGAAAAGCCTGTACCAGCGCCGGTGGTGAAGAAGGCCGCACCCGCAGCCGCTCTGGCGAAGAAAGCTGTTCCGGCTGCGCCTGCGAAGAAATCTCCGGCTCCGGCGAAGGTTGAGGCGAAGAAAGCTGCGCCTGCTCCGGTGAAGAAGTCTGCACCGGCACCTGCGAAGAAGGCGGTTCCGGCCAAGAAGGTTGTGGTCCCGGCGAAGAAAGCTGTTCCTGCGAAGAAGACGGTTGCGGTGAAGAAGTCTGCTATTCCGGCGAAGAAGGTTGTTCCGGCCAAAAAGCCGGTGGTGGTGAAGAAGGCCGCGAAGCCTGCCGCTAAGCCGGTGAAGAAGGCTGTTGCGAAGAAAGCTGCTCCTGCGAAGAAGAAGCGGTAG
- a CDS encoding energy transducer TonB, whose amino-acid sequence MADPDFSTQLQKSEMGVFRSLLSSLHDLLFPEKLPPLELVSSPVPVADPMAVKRDARPTGVAVGLHIAGILFVFWVLKTNIAPAFPKAVLRNPMDTSDVLPPAVLRALGSVGGGGGHVGQIPVTQGALPKSAEQQIVPPENHPPLSDPKISIQPTVEVQNLKMANTNMPNFGMPNAPVVGVSSLGNGRGPGIGTGNGPGVGPGENGNIGGHLRHVGNSVLAPVVIYDPAPEFSEEARRNKFQGQVTVVLVVDAQGHPQRVRVPRPVGMGLDEKAMEAVNRYRFKPATENGIPVAVEIAVVVDFEIF is encoded by the coding sequence ATGGCCGATCCAGACTTCAGCACACAGTTGCAGAAGAGTGAAATGGGCGTCTTCCGCTCGTTGTTGAGCAGCCTTCACGACCTCCTTTTTCCTGAAAAGCTACCTCCGCTTGAGCTTGTCTCCAGCCCTGTCCCGGTCGCGGACCCGATGGCTGTGAAGAGAGATGCCCGCCCCACTGGTGTTGCCGTCGGCCTGCATATTGCTGGCATACTGTTTGTTTTCTGGGTGCTGAAGACGAACATCGCGCCTGCCTTTCCAAAGGCCGTGCTGCGTAATCCAATGGACACCTCTGATGTTCTTCCGCCCGCAGTGCTTCGCGCTTTAGGCAGTGTTGGCGGTGGTGGGGGCCATGTCGGCCAGATTCCAGTGACCCAGGGGGCTCTGCCAAAGTCTGCTGAGCAGCAGATTGTTCCGCCTGAGAATCATCCGCCGCTCAGCGACCCGAAGATCAGCATTCAGCCGACGGTTGAAGTACAGAACCTGAAGATGGCCAACACCAACATGCCGAACTTCGGTATGCCGAATGCACCGGTGGTTGGCGTGTCTTCGTTGGGTAATGGACGTGGGCCGGGCATTGGGACGGGAAATGGGCCTGGCGTTGGGCCGGGTGAGAACGGCAACATCGGCGGACACCTACGGCATGTCGGCAACAGCGTGCTCGCACCGGTCGTCATCTACGACCCCGCGCCGGAGTTCAGTGAAGAGGCGCGCCGTAACAAGTTTCAAGGTCAGGTCACGGTGGTCCTGGTGGTTGATGCGCAGGGACATCCACAGAGGGTGCGTGTTCCCAGGCCCGTGGGTATGGGGCTGGATGAAAAGGCAATGGAAGCCGTCAATCGCTACCGCTTTAAGCCCGCAACAGAGAACGGGATACCTGTGGCGGTGGAGATTGCTGTCGTGGTCGACTTTGAAATCTTCTAA
- the ileS gene encoding isoleucine--tRNA ligase, protein MSDSSAQKPLKSTLNLPQTAFPMKAGLPQNEPVRLQKWTDQDLYGQIRTARAGKEKYILHDGPPYANGAIHLGHALNKCIKDFVVKTKTMAGFDAPYVPGWDCHGLPIEIKVDEQLGRKKLEMDAVTVRQQCRDYAQKYVDLQRSQFLRMGVLGRWNDPYLTMSFPYEARIVETFYDFFERDYVYKGLKPVYWCWHDKTALAEAEVEYEQHTSPSIYVRYKLTSDAAALDASLAGRDVYTIIYTTTPWTLPSSLAVAFNPEFEYVALENTDGAVYVVAAELAEAVKTSCNLPEAKEIARFKGVVLENTTFQHPFLPERSILGVLGDYVTAEQGTGAVHTAPAHGPDDFYTGAKYGLPQTCNVDDAGRLRNGLPEYDGLHIFKANPIILDIIRNNGSLLAEGTIQHSYPHCWRCHKPVIYRATEQWFIGMETPVKDEAGNDTTFRQRALDEIKKVTWDPSWGEERISNMIATRPDWCISRQRIWGVPIAVFLCQSCDAPIHDKSLNQKIVSLFEKEGADAWYKYSPEELLPSGTACSKCGHTAFRKEMDILDVWFESGSSWHAVLEQEPELQFPADMYTEGGDQHRGWFHSSLLNAVAIRNQAPYKYVATSGWTLDEQRRAFSKSLGNGVDPVAVMDQLGGDIVRLWVASVDFREDVIASVPLMKRLAEEIYRKLRNTFRILLANLYDFDPATNAVNDFNALEPLDQYMLAKAAEVVRKVRASYDAFEFHRAYHAINEFTNSDLSAFYIDVLKDRLYTFAPDAPGRRSAQTALWKITEALVRLVAPVLSFTADEVWEYLPKLEGREKSVHIAHFPKPEDLAPVSAIALLSEWTQLLAVRNEVLLFLERVRQMKAIGKSLDAEVELSALPIADQNLFKKYLPSLAELFNVSNVSLAITDVTDESRIEALHFLGWEIGTRRATGTKCERCWRYTNDVASDSRYPTVCARCATALNAVGYEPYEKTEEQPA, encoded by the coding sequence ATGTCAGATTCGTCCGCGCAGAAGCCGTTGAAGTCCACCCTGAACCTGCCCCAGACCGCCTTCCCCATGAAGGCCGGCCTCCCGCAGAACGAGCCCGTCCGCCTGCAGAAGTGGACCGACCAGGATCTCTACGGCCAGATTCGCACCGCCCGCGCCGGCAAAGAAAAGTACATCCTCCACGACGGCCCGCCCTACGCCAACGGAGCCATCCACCTGGGTCACGCACTCAACAAGTGCATCAAGGACTTCGTCGTCAAGACCAAGACCATGGCCGGCTTTGACGCTCCTTACGTCCCCGGGTGGGATTGCCACGGCCTTCCCATCGAGATCAAGGTCGACGAACAGCTCGGCCGCAAGAAGCTCGAAATGGACGCCGTCACCGTCCGCCAGCAGTGCCGCGACTACGCGCAGAAGTACGTCGACCTGCAGCGCTCGCAGTTCCTCCGTATGGGCGTCCTCGGCCGCTGGAACGATCCCTACCTCACGATGTCCTTCCCCTACGAAGCCCGCATCGTCGAGACCTTCTACGACTTCTTCGAACGCGACTACGTCTACAAAGGCCTCAAGCCCGTCTACTGGTGCTGGCATGACAAGACCGCCCTCGCCGAAGCCGAAGTCGAGTACGAGCAGCACACCTCGCCCTCCATCTACGTCCGCTACAAGCTGACCTCCGACGCCGCTGCCCTCGACGCATCCCTCGCAGGCCGCGACGTCTACACCATCATCTACACCACCACCCCGTGGACTCTTCCCTCGTCCCTCGCCGTGGCCTTCAATCCTGAGTTCGAGTACGTCGCTCTTGAAAACACCGACGGCGCAGTCTACGTCGTCGCTGCCGAGCTGGCCGAAGCCGTAAAGACCTCCTGCAACCTGCCCGAGGCCAAAGAGATCGCACGCTTCAAGGGAGTCGTTCTGGAGAACACCACCTTCCAGCACCCCTTCCTCCCCGAGCGCAGCATCCTCGGCGTCCTCGGCGACTATGTCACCGCCGAGCAGGGCACCGGCGCGGTGCATACAGCCCCAGCGCATGGCCCGGACGACTTCTACACCGGCGCGAAGTATGGTCTGCCGCAGACCTGCAACGTCGACGACGCCGGTCGCCTGCGCAACGGTCTGCCCGAGTACGACGGCCTGCACATCTTCAAGGCCAACCCCATCATCCTCGACATCATCCGCAACAACGGTTCGCTGCTCGCCGAAGGCACCATCCAGCACAGCTACCCGCACTGCTGGCGCTGCCACAAGCCCGTCATCTACCGCGCCACCGAGCAGTGGTTCATCGGCATGGAAACGCCCGTCAAGGACGAAGCCGGCAACGACACCACCTTCCGCCAGCGTGCTCTAGACGAGATCAAAAAAGTTACCTGGGACCCCTCATGGGGCGAAGAGCGCATCTCCAACATGATCGCCACCCGCCCCGACTGGTGCATCTCGCGCCAGCGCATCTGGGGCGTGCCCATCGCCGTCTTCCTCTGCCAGAGCTGCGACGCCCCCATCCACGACAAGTCCCTCAACCAGAAGATCGTCTCCCTCTTCGAGAAGGAAGGCGCCGACGCCTGGTACAAGTACTCACCGGAAGAGCTTCTGCCCTCCGGTACTGCTTGCTCTAAATGCGGTCACACCGCATTTAGAAAAGAGATGGACATCCTCGATGTCTGGTTCGAGTCCGGCTCCTCCTGGCACGCCGTCCTCGAGCAGGAACCCGAGCTCCAGTTCCCCGCCGACATGTACACCGAAGGCGGAGACCAGCACCGCGGCTGGTTCCACTCCTCGCTTCTGAACGCCGTCGCCATCCGCAACCAGGCTCCGTACAAGTACGTCGCCACCAGCGGCTGGACGCTCGATGAACAGCGCCGCGCTTTCTCGAAATCCCTCGGCAACGGCGTCGACCCCGTCGCCGTCATGGACCAGCTCGGCGGCGACATCGTCCGCCTCTGGGTCGCCTCCGTTGACTTCCGCGAAGACGTCATCGCCTCCGTCCCGCTCATGAAGCGCCTCGCCGAAGAGATCTACCGCAAGCTGCGCAACACCTTCCGCATCCTGCTGGCGAACCTTTACGACTTCGACCCCGCCACCAACGCAGTCAACGACTTCAACGCCCTCGAACCACTCGACCAGTACATGCTGGCCAAAGCTGCCGAGGTCGTCCGCAAGGTCCGCGCCAGCTACGACGCCTTCGAGTTCCACCGCGCCTACCACGCCATCAACGAGTTCACGAACTCCGACCTCTCGGCCTTCTACATCGATGTCCTGAAGGACCGCCTCTACACCTTCGCCCCCGACGCCCCCGGCCGCCGCAGCGCCCAAACGGCTCTCTGGAAGATCACCGAAGCCCTCGTCCGCCTCGTCGCCCCGGTCCTCTCCTTCACCGCCGACGAAGTCTGGGAGTACCTCCCCAAACTCGAAGGCCGCGAAAAGAGCGTCCACATCGCCCACTTCCCGAAGCCGGAAGATTTGGCTCCTGTTAGTGCCATAGCACTCTTGTCAGAGTGGACCCAGCTTTTGGCCGTTCGCAATGAAGTACTACTGTTCTTGGAGCGAGTCCGCCAGATGAAGGCCATTGGCAAAAGCCTCGATGCTGAAGTCGAACTTTCTGCGCTTCCAATTGCAGACCAAAATCTTTTCAAGAAGTATCTTCCTTCTCTAGCAGAGTTATTCAATGTCTCTAATGTGTCGTTGGCGATTACGGATGTAACCGATGAAAGTCGGATTGAAGCGCTCCATTTCTTAGGCTGGGAAATCGGTACGCGTAGAGCCACAGGCACCAAATGCGAACGCTGCTGGCGCTACACCAACGACGTAGCCAGCGACTCCCGTTACCCCACCGTCTGCGCCCGCTGCGCCACCGCGCTCAACGCTGTCGGCTACGAGCCCTACGAAAAGACCGAGGAGCAGCCCGCATAA
- a CDS encoding energy transducer TonB, with amino-acid sequence MANTVLTPPELDPKNDAEPIFGTELQKTEESVFASLWASIKDVFFPEKLPPLELQSKPVAVVDRMAVKRDPTSTGIAVGLHILVFLIIFWIVKNKVVQIMAKPIVTSIDMSKVPPPISMKKASERMGGGGGQRGPTPVTKGALPKFAEQQIVPPNNHPPLSEPKINIQPTVEVQKDLKMSNVNMPNFGMPNAPTVGVASLGNGSGTGIGSGRGSGIGPGEGGNYGGGIRHVGNGVLAPQLIYGPEPEFSEEARKAKFQGEVIVSLVVDTQGRPQRVRVPRPVGMGLDEKAIEAVKQYKFKPATENGVPVAVELAVAVNFQIF; translated from the coding sequence ATGGCGAATACTGTTTTGACGCCACCGGAACTCGATCCTAAAAATGACGCAGAGCCGATCTTCGGCACTGAGTTGCAGAAGACCGAAGAGAGTGTGTTCGCCTCGCTTTGGGCCAGCATCAAGGATGTCTTCTTCCCGGAAAAACTTCCGCCGCTGGAGCTGCAGTCCAAGCCCGTTGCGGTGGTGGACCGCATGGCGGTCAAGCGTGATCCGACCTCGACTGGCATCGCGGTGGGTCTGCATATCCTGGTCTTCCTGATCATCTTCTGGATCGTGAAGAACAAGGTCGTACAGATCATGGCCAAGCCGATCGTGACCTCCATCGACATGTCGAAGGTGCCTCCACCCATCTCCATGAAGAAGGCTTCGGAGCGGATGGGCGGCGGCGGCGGGCAGCGCGGGCCGACTCCGGTGACCAAGGGTGCACTGCCGAAGTTTGCCGAGCAGCAGATTGTTCCGCCGAATAATCATCCCCCGCTGAGCGAGCCGAAGATTAATATCCAACCGACGGTTGAGGTCCAGAAGGACCTGAAGATGTCGAACGTGAACATGCCGAACTTTGGTATGCCGAACGCGCCGACGGTGGGCGTGGCTTCGCTGGGCAATGGTTCAGGCACGGGCATTGGCTCTGGCCGCGGATCGGGCATTGGACCGGGCGAGGGCGGCAACTATGGTGGCGGCATCCGCCACGTTGGCAATGGCGTGCTGGCGCCGCAGTTGATCTATGGCCCGGAGCCGGAGTTCAGCGAAGAGGCCCGCAAGGCCAAGTTCCAGGGCGAGGTTATCGTCAGCCTGGTGGTGGATACGCAGGGACGTCCGCAGCGTGTGCGCGTTCCGCGTCCGGTGGGCATGGGATTGGATGAGAAGGCGATTGAAGCCGTGAAGCAGTATAAGTTCAAGCCGGCCACGGAGAATGGCGTTCCGGTTGCCGTGGAACTGGCGGTCGCGGTGAACTTCCAGATCTTCTAA
- the lspA gene encoding signal peptidase II translates to MATSSNNTRDLRPWLLLVSAAVIAVDRLTKLWVEKNITLGPGKIIIPNVFRISHVLNTGAAFSMFADSSGNTVKMALIAFSAVVTLIILGMIYRVGRRPSLTSFGLALILGGAIGNLYDRIVYAHVVDFLAVRIVHYDWPDFNIADSAICIGAGLLLIEIFRPQSPLDNPPTDEPVL, encoded by the coding sequence ATGGCCACCTCCAGCAATAACACCCGCGATCTCCGCCCCTGGCTCCTCCTGGTGTCAGCGGCGGTCATCGCCGTTGATCGCCTCACCAAGCTCTGGGTGGAAAAGAACATCACCCTCGGCCCCGGCAAGATCATCATCCCCAACGTCTTCCGCATCAGCCACGTGCTCAACACCGGCGCGGCCTTCAGCATGTTCGCCGACTCCTCCGGCAACACCGTCAAGATGGCGCTGATCGCCTTCTCCGCCGTGGTTACGCTCATCATTCTCGGCATGATCTACCGTGTTGGTCGCCGTCCATCGCTCACCAGCTTCGGCCTCGCCCTCATCCTCGGCGGAGCCATCGGCAACCTCTACGACCGCATCGTCTACGCCCACGTCGTCGACTTCCTCGCCGTCCGCATCGTCCACTACGACTGGCCTGACTTCAACATCGCCGACTCCGCCATCTGCATCGGCGCGGGCCTCCTGCTGATCGAGATCTTCCGTCCTCAGTCACCGCTCGACAACCCACCCACCGACGAACCCGTCCTCTAA
- a CDS encoding amino acid permease, which translates to MAKLLATKSMESLMEESHEEGSETLVRALGPFQLTALGIGAVIGAGIFVLAGIGAHSAGPALTLAYVLSGLGCVFAGLCYAEFAAMIPLAGSAYTYAYATLGEIFAWIIGWDLTLEYAMGASTVSSGWSNHFIEFLAIFNIKMPLWLAYDHWTGLRTATDIVARKMLALQHPELIPGTQTFAAALAALKAAAPADLTSQAHALLGAPTIFGLEIGFNLPAFIIALIITAILVIGISESAKFNSGIVMMKVAVVLFVILLGMKYVDKANWGHDWHTFAPFGTGGIGLAAGLIFFSYIGFDAVSTTAQEAKNPQRDLPIGIILSLVICTILYIGVAAVLTGMIYWPEINIEAPVARAFLDHNLGWAADIITVGALAGLTSVMLVMLLGQSRVLYAMAKDGLLPTKFFGAIHPRFRTPWKGTILAGLLAAVVGSITPIDDIGKMVNIGTLLAFVIVCIAVVVLRKTDPSRERPFRAPLVWPIPVVPVLGVLFNGYMMYKLGLANWIRLIVWLIIGLVVYFGYSRYHSKVQAKIANEVAAD; encoded by the coding sequence ATGGCTAAACTACTCGCCACCAAATCAATGGAGTCCCTCATGGAAGAGTCCCATGAGGAAGGCTCCGAAACACTCGTCCGAGCGCTCGGACCGTTTCAGCTGACTGCGCTCGGCATTGGAGCGGTCATTGGCGCCGGTATTTTTGTACTTGCCGGCATTGGCGCACACTCCGCGGGGCCAGCACTGACGCTGGCCTATGTATTGTCTGGCCTTGGCTGCGTTTTCGCGGGCCTTTGCTATGCCGAGTTCGCCGCCATGATTCCCCTGGCCGGCTCGGCCTATACCTATGCCTATGCCACCCTGGGTGAGATCTTCGCCTGGATTATCGGCTGGGACCTTACGCTGGAGTACGCCATGGGCGCCAGTACGGTCTCTTCCGGCTGGTCCAATCACTTTATCGAGTTTCTGGCGATCTTTAATATCAAGATGCCGCTGTGGCTGGCCTATGACCATTGGACCGGCCTGCGGACAGCGACCGATATTGTTGCCCGCAAGATGCTTGCCCTGCAGCATCCGGAGCTGATTCCCGGCACCCAGACCTTCGCTGCCGCGCTCGCAGCTCTGAAGGCCGCCGCTCCTGCTGACCTTACCTCACAGGCTCATGCCCTGCTGGGTGCGCCGACGATCTTCGGCCTGGAGATTGGCTTCAACCTGCCGGCGTTCATTATCGCGCTGATCATTACGGCGATCCTGGTCATCGGTATTTCGGAGTCAGCCAAGTTCAACTCCGGCATCGTGATGATGAAGGTCGCGGTGGTGCTTTTCGTCATCCTGCTGGGCATGAAGTATGTCGACAAGGCCAACTGGGGACATGACTGGCACACCTTTGCGCCTTTCGGTACGGGCGGCATCGGACTTGCGGCCGGACTGATCTTCTTCAGCTACATCGGCTTTGACGCGGTCTCGACGACGGCGCAGGAGGCCAAGAACCCGCAGCGTGACCTGCCGATCGGTATCATTCTTTCGCTGGTGATCTGCACCATCCTGTACATCGGCGTCGCTGCCGTGCTGACGGGCATGATTTACTGGCCGGAGATTAACATCGAAGCCCCGGTGGCACGCGCCTTCCTGGACCACAATCTGGGCTGGGCGGCGGACATCATCACGGTCGGCGCGCTGGCCGGACTGACCTCGGTCATGCTGGTGATGCTGCTTGGCCAGTCGCGTGTTCTGTATGCCATGGCCAAGGACGGTCTGCTGCCGACGAAGTTCTTCGGCGCCATCCATCCGAGGTTCCGCACCCCGTGGAAGGGAACCATCCTGGCCGGTCTGCTTGCCGCCGTGGTTGGCTCCATTACGCCGATCGATGACATCGGCAAGATGGTGAATATCGGCACGCTGCTGGCGTTCGTGATCGTCTGCATCGCCGTCGTGGTGCTGCGCAAGACCGACCCGAGCCGCGAGCGTCCGTTCCGTGCTCCGCTGGTCTGGCCCATCCCGGTGGTGCCGGTACTGGGTGTGCTGTTCAATGGCTACATGATGTACAAGCTTGGCCTGGCGAACTGGATCCGCCTGATTGTCTGGCTCATCATCGGCCTGGTGGTTTACTTCGGCTACTCCCGCTATCACTCCAAGGTGCAGGCGAAGATTGCCAACGAGGTCGCAGCCGACTAA
- the bla gene encoding class A beta-lactamase, which translates to MPTRRVFLASSAALLATRSLFAASAQPDLKAMEPFLAELETSHGGRLGIAVLDTQTGARAGYRASERFPMCSTFKMSLVAAVLRRADQGQEQMDRVVKYSKSDLLSYAPVTTKNLETGMTVAALCEAAITLSDNTAANLLLATVGGPEGFTKWLRSIGDGSTRLDRMEPALNSAVPGDERDTTIPAAMLATLEKLTLGNVLSSASRKQLNEWLLATQTGLKKIKAGLPESWKEGDKTGAGDYNTTNDIAILYPPGRKPVLITVYYTDSKLQTEQSNLVFQEIGKKLASLYA; encoded by the coding sequence ATGCCTACCCGCCGCGTCTTCCTTGCTTCCTCTGCCGCACTGCTTGCCACACGCAGCCTCTTTGCCGCCTCGGCTCAACCTGATCTGAAGGCGATGGAGCCGTTTCTTGCGGAATTAGAGACGAGTCATGGCGGACGCCTGGGCATTGCCGTGCTGGATACGCAGACAGGAGCCCGCGCAGGCTATCGCGCTTCGGAGCGCTTCCCGATGTGCAGCACCTTCAAGATGTCCCTGGTTGCGGCGGTGCTGCGCCGCGCAGACCAGGGACAGGAACAGATGGATCGGGTTGTGAAGTACAGCAAGAGCGACCTGTTGAGTTATGCCCCCGTAACGACGAAAAACCTTGAGACCGGGATGACGGTTGCGGCGCTGTGCGAGGCAGCGATTACGCTTTCTGACAACACCGCGGCGAACCTGCTGTTGGCCACCGTGGGAGGCCCGGAAGGCTTTACGAAGTGGCTGCGTTCCATCGGGGATGGTTCTACACGTCTGGATCGTATGGAGCCGGCGTTGAACTCCGCCGTCCCCGGCGACGAGCGCGATACGACGATTCCCGCAGCCATGTTGGCGACGCTGGAAAAGCTGACGCTGGGGAACGTGCTTTCCTCCGCGTCACGGAAGCAGTTGAATGAGTGGCTGCTCGCCACACAGACGGGGTTGAAGAAGATCAAGGCCGGTTTGCCGGAGAGCTGGAAGGAAGGCGATAAGACCGGCGCTGGTGATTACAACACTACCAACGACATTGCCATCCTCTATCCGCCGGGCCGCAAGCCTGTCCTGATCACGGTCTACTACACGGACAGCAAGCTGCAGACGGAGCAGAGCAACCTGGTCTTCCAGGAGATTGGAAAGAAGCTGGCATCGCTGTACGCTTAG